A window of Chanodichthys erythropterus isolate Z2021 chromosome 16, ASM2448905v1, whole genome shotgun sequence genomic DNA:
GTGTGTTGCAATACTTGTATTTGGAATAGGATATGCATAGGCATTTGGCACAATATACAGTAGCTTCCTCAATAACTACAGGATGATTTGTTACCTGAGTTAACAAGAACAGTGTCTGTGATTCCAGGTGTTTTTTGTGTTGAGAAAGAAGCACAGTCAGGTGACGTTCCTGCATATCTTCCATCATTCCATCTTGCCCTGGACCTGGTGGTGGGGCATTACTCTTACTCCTGGTGAGTCTGTCAATGCTGTAGTCCCTGGTTTAATAGATCAGTAGTTATTAACCGGCTTTGCTTCAAGACCCAGGACTATTTGTGAACCAAATAGTACTAAAACTATGAAGAATATGAACTATAGCCTagtttaaaagtatttttgcaTGTGGGCAAAGTAACCCCCAGGGTTTAATGTGTAACCAAGTTTAAtgtgtattaaagggatagttcacccaaaaatgaaaattctgtcatcatttactccccctcaagttgttccaatgtggggcgagatctgcttggttactgacattcttccaaatatcttcctttgtgtacatcagaacaaagaaatttacacaggattagaacaacttgaggtggaataaatgatgacagaatttaaatttttaggtgaactatccctttaactggtgtaaaaatgtctaattttaattactttattttcatgtgaaaatgacagCTGGTGGCATGGGTTCTTTCCACGCTTTGGTGAACGCGTGTGTCCACGTCATCATGTACACCTACTACGGTCTAGCTGCTGCAGGGCCACGCTTCCAGAAGTATCTGTGGTGGAAAAAGTACATGACAGCTATCCAACTGGTTAGTGGAAACTCATTTAAACTCTTAATCTTATGTGACTAATCTGAACTGCATTTGcatcaatgtttaaaaaaaaaaaggtgcatAAATTGAGATTaagtaaaattataatttatactTGTCTTCCAATTCAATGTAATTATATACATTCTATTCCTTTCCATCAAAACAGTTTTTGCTCTCTCTTAAAGTGCCCCATTACACTATTTtgaaggttcctaattttgttttgaaggtGTCCTTCAATAGTTTTACATGCattcaaggtcaaaaaacactttaattttctcataaaatACATTGCAGCATTTATCTCTTTTCTCACAAtgtctgaaaacatttcagACATTTCCTCCTTTccgagagcctactctgctctgattggtcaaacagcccagtctgttgtgattggtctaccgcttaCATTGTGTGACTGAAACGAAACgtccattaccatatctgaatttcaggcctcagctacagctacagtgtttgagggctgGTCAAAGTAGACACAAGTAGACAGTGACTCCATTTATCACGCACTTTTATCTTTGAAACTTTTTCAGACCTATTACAGCTATATTgcacactacatgaaagataatttccaaaaaaacataataggggcacttaaTTTCTTTACTGTCGAACAATTATAATTacatttcattttctcataTTTTCTACAGATTCAGTTTGTACTGGTGTCTGTCCACATCTCTCAGTATTACTTCATGGAAAAGTGTGAATACCAAGTTCCCATCTTCATTCATCTCATCTTGATCTATGGCACGTTTTTCTTCATCCTCTTCTCAAACTTCTGGATCCAGGCTTACGTAAAGGGCAAGCGACTACCTGTTTCTAAGGAGGAAAAACCCAAACAGAATGGCATTATCACTGTGATTGAGCCTGTGGTAGTGGCCAATGGCAAACACTTGGAAAATGGCACTGTGCACTACACTAATGGATTTGCCCACAATGGGAAAGTGAAGGAGGTCTAAGTGGACCTGGCGTCAGAGACATGGTTGTTagattatttttgttaaatgttcttttttatatatatatataattgtatggGAGATGAAACGGCACATTGGATCTGGCGGTGGGTCCCCCTTTCTTTGTATTTTGGATGTTGGAGGCTGGGGAGCACTATGCATGAAGAGAATTCGTCCACTGAAGTTGGCTTCATTGACGTCGCTCTGAAACCTGACAGCATTTAAACATGTCTGTTTAATCCAGTTGACCTTGGCTTTTTCCTGGCATATGAGTCTCCCAGTTGTTTGCACACTGTACAGTTCTCACAAACTTAAACTTgactgtaaataaatatttcctCAGTTTATTGGAAATGTATGAgttgtccattttttttttttagagtttgttcataacttatcagttaatgttttttataataaatgttatttttttgccTTAAACTCTATTTGTGAAgttgatttttattcaaaaatgaaatgaaatgcatTTAAGCACACTAATGCCCATTAAGAAATGTAAAATCTTATGTTACCATATTAGAagcatataaaaaaatatagacTGCTCAAGACAGATGTCTCGCAcgtaaaggccaattcacactgcatTGACAGACGCCAACCAACACAATCACCAGATAATGTCACTTCTCAGAAATTCCACGACCTGACAAACACCAATTCAACATCCAATCAGTCTCTGACAAGGGTATTCAATAAAGTGCCTGGTGCAGTGAATTGTCTTTTTTTGTGCATCCTTTTACGTCTGTAATgcttggatgttttttttttttattgtaatgcaCTGATCCTGAATTATAAAGAGCTTTCTATCATACATTTCAGACAAAACGTCATGGTTATgaacatgaaagaaaaaaaactcacaTGCAGTTTAATTGCATGTTCTGGAAaaggcatttattaaaataaagcaCATACTCCAAACTGATATTAATCTCTTCCATTTATGATTTCAAGCATGTCATAACCTAGAAGGCTTTCAATGGTTTTTAATTTAACCTTTCTGCCAACATGGAAATACGTCATTCCACTTAAAAGCCCTTTTTAAAACcacacattaaaatattactaaatTAAACTGTACTAATTGAACAGCAATGGAGCATCTATAAAAGGCAAATACAATAAACGTCAAAAGGGGAAAGCAATTCCttacaaaactttatttgaaaaattacatttctataCATTATTTAGTGATCACTTTTAGAGTTAAATATGCAAGAACATGAGTAGAAACAATCACTAAAATGGTCATTCAAGGGTTTATCTTACAAAGGAGGTGGTCTTCTGGGAATcccatttaatttcatttaaaaaaaaaaaaaaaaaaaaaaaaacacattgtgCCTCTGAAACAATAAGGGTGTGTCTAATAAAACTTAGTGTAGAGCTTGTGGCAGGCGTGACCGACAGCTTGTGAATGGAATTGCCCAGCCCTTTGAAAGCCAAGCAATAAAACCAATGGAAGTTTAAAACTTTTGGGGAAACCACTTCAGATCTTTAAACCTCCCAACTCCGTttgttagatgcattaaaatttACATTTCATAATTATCGAATATGTTGTTGAATGATGCTGTTGGTAGGCTTTGGTTTCTTGACGGCATCCTTTTCAAAACTCTTCCAGAGTCGAATGGTTTCATCAGCAGCAACAGAAGCCATAGTCGAACCATCTGGACTCAGTGCCAAGTTGAGGACTCGGTCTTCATGTGCTGAGATAGATAATTGGGGAAAGAGAAAGACAGGAATTTAAGTGTAAATTCACAATTTAGTGTGGTTGTAACATTTAACTGAAGGAAGGGTGACCACACAAATCACAATCTCAAACTTGCCTTCAAGCTCTGCAACTTTAGTGAGTGAGGGGTATTTCCAGATGATAACCTTGTCGTGAGCAAAACCATGGCCAGACACCAACTCTTTGTAATTTGGTGCAAAAACAAGAGATGATATCTGgaagaaagtaaaaatgtagtCATATCACTTAAGATAACATTGTACTATGACATGCAGAGATACAATGGGTGAGCCTACCTGTGAACAAGTGTCTAAGGCACTGATACAAGAGCCACTGTTGGCATTCCAGATGCGAATATGACGGTCACTGGTGCCCCCTCCTGACGCAAGGATGCTAGGCTGCCAAGGGCACCATGCCAAAGCCTTAAGGGTGCAAAAAGGATAAAATCTCAACTAAAGCCTTAGTGGAAAAAATCAGAGCAGGAATAGAGGTTCACGTCCTTCCAAATTCAAGTTACCTTGACCGCTCCCTGGTGTTCACTTAGAGCATGGATGGCTTGATATTCTGAGCCTGACGTCATGGGCCAAATGTACACCATATTGTCATTGCCACCGCTAGCTAAATATTTCCCATCTGGAGACCAGGTAAGGCCACAGACTTCCTGAGTGTGCCCACCGAAGGTGAAGATGTGGTGGTCTGCTACTCTAACATCATGCTGATGAATCAAACCAGATCTGGAGCCACTGTGGAGAACAAGCATATTGTTTAATACCTCAAATGCATATAATCTGCAGAGTGAAAGGAGATGCTGGCCTTACCTAGACAAAACGTGATCATTCCAACTCAAGCAACCAACCCTTGCCGAATGACCATCCATGCTGCGGAGACGCTTTTGGTACTGAACATCCCATAACTGCAAGAAATGGAATGAAGCAAAGAAATTCAGCAGGCAAGATGGCAATTTGCAGAGCAATATTTTGATTGGTTTATGCATCAATCAAATCTCTACATAATCCATTATGAGAAACTGATCACAGACGGACATCCTTTAGGATCACAATAGAACAGTGATTCTACTAAAGGGTCTCAGTAAACTTCCAAAGGGGCATCAAGACAACTTAAATGCAAAAAGAAACTAAAATTAACTTGAATTCATGGTGCAAGCTGACAATGTCAGTGGGGCCCCATCAACGGTTTGGTTACCGACatgcttcaaaatatcttcggttcagcaaaaaaaaaaaaaaaaaaaaaaaaaaaaaaaaaagtataaatatcCCCATAAAAATCACAAACACCTAGAAAAGTCATGCAATATTGGTAATGTGCAAATCCTTAAAGGATTAAATTTCCAATTTAATGTTAccccaagccatcctaggtgtttatATGGCTTTcgtctttctgatgaacaccgATATTTTTATACAAGttcttccatccatcataaacatactccacatggctccggagggttaataaaggccttctgaagagaagcaatgcatttgtttaaaaaaaaaaaaaaaagggggggggggttatgtagcaaaatatctagcttctgccagactgcCTTCAGTATTCAAGTTAAGAAAGTGTAAACTAGCATCGCGGCAGTTACACttttttcataagttgaatacggacAGCGTAGGACGTAGTgcaagctttttgaactgcaggagttttacactttcttcgtacatTGAAtatggaagctagatattttaactcataaaatgttaaatatggattttttacACAAaggcattgcttcacttcagaaggcctttattaaccctccggaGCAGTGTGaagtacacgtttatgatggatggatgtggatggagacactttcttcagctcatacttgtgacccgttcactgccattataaagcttggatgcgtcaggatatttattaatatttctccgattgtgaTCAGAAAGAAGTCATattcacctaggatggcttgagggggagtaaagcCAATtctcatttgaaagtgaactaatcctttaagaatatTCAAATtacctaaataataaaaaacctaGCCGTACAGTTAGATAAAATTATTGTCTCATTACAACTGAAGTACTATAAATATTTTGGGGGCCTTCGAATATGGTTTTGGACAATGGGGGGCCTTCAAGTCAAAACGGGTGAGAACCACTGTAGTATAATTATTCAACCACAGTATGAGAAAAGTCAATTACCTCAACTTTACAATCACTGGTCCCAATGGCTAAGAAATTGCCATCTTTGCTCCATGAGACAGAACAGATGTATTCATTGACATCCTCCATTTTCTTCAATAAAACAATGTCCCCCGCACCAGCATCCCACAAATACACATGGTCGGCAAGGCCAACAGCCAACAGGTTCTGCCTTCCCCAATCCATTAGGTTCAGATCTGAACATAAATTGCCAAATTAGTCTCAAATCACATGAGATTCTCTTCAAATCATGGTGTAATGCAAAACTCAGCTCACAGAAGTCATTTTTGATATCAGGGGCATCTAGAATCCGCTCTGGAACTGAGGAAATGTACCGGCTCTTCTTGATTGAGACCGGTGTGGGAACCTGACTGTAGAGAACCTTCAAGTTATTCTGATAACCTGTGGGAGATAGTGTTGACTTCATTTTAGAGACCAGTTTGTGCAAGGATGTTACCTTAAAATCAATAAGCCAAAAAAACAATTGTTCATTTTAATAGTATTAATACTAAAAGTAGTAGATAAATAATATACCCTCAGGGGCGTTCAGTGGTTTTCCTCCTAAATGCAAGATCTTTGCTTCTTCAATGTCATATCCATTTAGGGTCACAGACCAAGCTTTCTGATTTGGCTGCCAGGACATCAATCAATAGTCAAAAAACATCTACAACCTGATATATGCACTTCTAATAATTCTAATTTTATTGTAatgatttataatattacaacaCATTACTATTATTATGCAGGAACTTACTGCTGTAGACGATGAGGTTTCTTCCACTGGCTCGTTCTCTTTGGATATAAGAAAACTTGCTACATCCAACTGTTTGTTATTTCTCGTTGGGATGAATCGATCTCCTCCTGCCTTAGAGGGGGTGTTTTGGGTCTTGCCGTTCTTTCCTTTTAAGAGAGACATTGAATGTGTAACACTGAGGACACTCCAACACTACAATGACAAGGAGCTGGACTTATGACTCGTACCTGGTGTTTTACTGGGGGTTTTGGAAAGGCTCACTGATCTGCTGGTGCTCTTGTTTGGGGAGAGGGAACTTGTGTTAGTGGAGCTGGAAGTGCTGGCTTTCCTCTGCCACCTCGCCATCGGGGCGTTTGTGATAGGCATGTCCAGTCGGAGGACATTGTGGATGTCATTCTCAAACCCAAACTGGGACATTACTGCTACAGCGATGGTCAACTCTGCATAAGAAAATGGACAGGATATGGAGTCCGGCGACATGGAGCACGTGAAGCACGACGATACACTGTTTGATATGTTTTATATAACGCCAAACAagcaaaaatgtattatttaatctTTACATAAGCTTTAATATAAATGGATAATACATGTAAATGGTTAGGAAATGATTACTTATTACTGCAGCTATATTCATAATTAGCCTAACTTacttgtggaaaaaaaaaaacttatatttCATCTTACCACAAATCCAGCAACTTCGTTCCTCTGATGcacaaataaaatgataataaaatgtactttagCCGCTCTTGTTTATGTACAACTTTCCTGCTTTCTTCGTCCTTCCACAAGCAGAGTCAAGTCTCATCTGAGCAGATGAAGAAAGTTAACGGATGAACGCCAGTTTAAATGTCTTAAGCTCGTGTCGTGATTGGAGaattcaaaaaacaaaagttttcGCTGTTACCAAGGCAGCCAGGCAGAATGCTGCGCGATGATTGGTGAATCGCATCATTGAGTACTTCCTGGCAGCATTACATATTAAGAGTCCTTTGTTAGGCTCGTTCCTGGTTTTGTTATTTTAACCTGATTTGCCACTCGCTGGTCTGTTGTTAATATTTTACGAATTTTTTATTTCGGAAAGGTATGACAGAATGATGCTTCTGAAACATGCATTCAGCTCGAGTCCTTAACTGGAACGAGATTCACTTTATTATGTACTTTTATACAAGGAATTTGAATCGTTAAGACTTTAATGCGCTCACAGAAAAACACAGCAGAAACACAGCTTGACAGAGAatcacaacaaaaaaaacatattaactAAATAATAAGAACACAGTAATACAAATAGAGTTATTATACACATTAATGTGAAGAAAGGTAaaggagatttaaaaaaaatgctgaactgaaaaaaaaactgaacattGCACACATATTTGTGAAGGAAACGCGTTTGAATATGAAAACATATGAATTTATGAACTGCGCAATGTCTGGCCTGGCATGAGAGGAATGGTTAATGATTCACCATTCGCTTTCATTGCATCTTTTTTCAATACAGTGAATGGTGACTGTGTGTTTCTTGACTGAGGCTGTCATTAGCTGAACATTTGAAGTCATACATGTTTGTAATCTTgaaatgatgacacaattttaTTTTCGATGAGatatctttttattttgaaaaagggTCTGTCATTTAAAGTtgagaacttttattttgaaaatgctAAAGACCGGTGTGATTTGCCACTGTTGGGCGTGGCCTGTCTTCATGTTTTCGTTGCATTGGTTGCAGTAGCAAAACAAATCCAATGTTAAATGTACTTCTATCTGCCGTGCGACGTTTTCATTAGAAATTCACCGAGGTAAATAAtttcactttcttttttttttttttcttcttttttttttttttttacagtcagaGAGTTGTCATTTAATACGCAAGTATTATGACTTAGCGAATGGGGTTACTAATACAAATTTTCTGTTGACATGAAGTATATATAGTTTTAGGTCGTTGGTGAGTGTGTTATGTCTGTAATCACCGcaggttgttgttgtttgcttCACATAAACTGTCAGGTTTGTGAATCCCTTTGTAAAGTAGGAAGGAGGAAGCAGGCTTTGCTTTTGACGAGGAAAAGAAAGTAAAACCACTCAACTCCACATTTCTCTTCTGGATCAGCGGGGTGAGTCAGCACAGCCCACGTGTTACCAGCACATGTGACTGTCGTTTGCTTTGATAAACTTCCTCTAAACCTAAACTGTCAGTCTACCAGAAGCAACCTTCACGCTGATATTTCGTGCTCACGTGAAAACTTAGTCCAAGATTAAAAGATTATTCCTCGTTGATTTATACATTACATTCTGACCTCAAGCATTcaggtgtttgtttgttttttgtcctGAAAAGGGTGGAGGAGTGGGAGCAGGTCGGGATGTTTGCCCGGAAAAACAAGCGAGCAGCGCCTAAAGGCCAAGGAGCTGCAGCAGCCAAACAGGTCAGTGTTAAAATGCTTTGCATATGATTGTCCGTTGTAAATGATGTGTGTTAAAACATCTTAAAGGGACATttcacttaaaaaaagaaaattctttcattgtCATTTACTAAATGACAAgacaagttttatttttggatgaatgAATATTCATATCTTGTTTACATTGGACAGGGTACAACAGAAACCCATGAATTATCTGCCCATCTCATGATCATAATAAAAGTACTATTGGATCTTTACATGTAagcttttgtttctttgtagATGGGATTGTTGCTTGATTTCAAGCCCGATGACATGATGGGCATGGAACAAGATCTGGATGATCCAGCTTTAGAAGCTGAATTTGCTGCCATTGTTGGGAAGAAACCCAATGCGGCTGCCAGGGGGAAAAAGTCGGGCAAAGGTGGGCATCACGATTTCCTGTTTCTTTATTTGAAATTCATGTCATGAATACAGGCTGTATCTGTTGCAgccaaactttaaaaggtaggATTTGAAATATTATCACCTAATGTATTCTATAGTGTACTTTTATTGCATGTTGTGGTAGTGCCAAGGCCTGTATTACCTGTATTACATCTTAGTGGCTGCTGCTCAGTTGATGCAGAATGCCCCAGAAGTACATGATTTGAAATCTGATATGTTTAATTATTGACACTCAGTTCTGCAGCCGTTTTTGAGCCCATCACCTGAGGTGTAAATGCCATGTGTACCATGTGACTAAATACCCTGGAACTGATTGTCTGATGTCACCACAAGAACACAGTCCCAAGCCCTTCACTAGTTTTATATACGgtcaaaccaaaaatgattcagacaATTTTTGCAGGAcattatagttaatttatgcgagtatagcaaaataaagtaaactgtgacatattatacccaaaaaataCAGTGGAccagaaattattcagacactttgacctgaccatgttttgcttaagtgttatctgacataattaagataatttttttctgacacagtttaactctgagaatttgtcataatttattaccattttCTTAAACtagaataaactgtaataagtgaataaactgtaatgctgaataaactgtaataacgAAGTTTATTGAAGTGTTCGAGGTGTTTCTATTGGCTGCCTTGTACTCAGTCTGACTGGATGGTATGAGCCTGAAGGCCCTGGAAATATTTTGTGAACGTTTAAATGAATCTTACTTGAATTTTTGTATTCAAGCTCCATTACCAATGGAGGATATTGAAAAAATGGCGGAGGCGTGCATGAAAGAcattgatgatgatgacgatgacAGTCTGGAGGAGGATGAAGACCTCTTGGTAAATGAAACCTGTGATTTTTCATGGTTTCTTGGGTATCACTTCTGAATGTGTAAAAAGTGAGtttaaagtgtttgttttttttctcgctAGGCTGAGCTCCAGGAAGTGGTTGATGAGGAGGAAATGGAAGACTCAGGTGCCGCAACGCCAACCTCCCCTGTTAGTGCGGAAACTCCTTCAGCAGAAACAACACCAGCAGCCCAGGTATCATCTAAAATTATTTAGGAAGCCGTGATCACATCGTCTTTGTACAGTTTTGTCAGTTGTAATAAAGTTATACTTAAGATATATGTAGTtgaattttttaaattgaatttcTCATATAGAGATTGAgcttatatacactaccattcaagtagtttttgaaagaatttaatacttttatacaacaaggatgcattaaattgatcaaaattgacagtaaagttatttataatgttacaggagatttatatttaaaataaattctgttctttaactttatattcttcaaaaaaatcttgaaaaataaaatcctaaCCA
This region includes:
- the elovl1a gene encoding elongation of very long chain fatty acids protein 1a; amino-acid sequence: MLQELFSSVLRFYDYLLKRTDARVRDYPLMQSPIQMTVILLGYVFFVLYVGPRFMTNRKPFHLNTTMIVYNFSMVAFNAYIVYEFLMSGWGTTYTWRCDLCDTSNSPQALRMVRAAWLFYFSKYVELLDTVFFVLRKKHSQVTFLHIFHHSILPWTWWWGITLTPAGGMGSFHALVNACVHVIMYTYYGLAAAGPRFQKYLWWKKYMTAIQLIQFVLVSVHISQYYFMEKCEYQVPIFIHLILIYGTFFFILFSNFWIQAYVKGKRLPVSKEEKPKQNGIITVIEPVVVANGKHLENGTVHYTNGFAHNGKVKEV
- the cdc20 gene encoding cell division cycle protein 20 homolog, coding for MSQFGFENDIHNVLRLDMPITNAPMARWQRKASTSSSTNTSSLSPNKSTSRSVSLSKTPSKTPGKNGKTQNTPSKAGGDRFIPTRNNKQLDVASFLISKENEPVEETSSSTAPNQKAWSVTLNGYDIEEAKILHLGGKPLNAPEGYQNNLKVLYSQVPTPVSIKKSRYISSVPERILDAPDIKNDFYLNLMDWGRQNLLAVGLADHVYLWDAGAGDIVLLKKMEDVNEYICSVSWSKDGNFLAIGTSDCKVELWDVQYQKRLRSMDGHSARVGCLSWNDHVLSSGSRSGLIHQHDVRVADHHIFTFGGHTQEVCGLTWSPDGKYLASGGNDNMVYIWPMTSGSEYQAIHALSEHQGAVKALAWCPWQPSILASGGGTSDRHIRIWNANSGSCISALDTCSQISSLVFAPNYKELVSGHGFAHDKVIIWKYPSLTKVAELEAHEDRVLNLALSPDGSTMASVAADETIRLWKSFEKDAVKKPKPTNSIIQQHIR